Genomic window (Aquimarina sp. BL5):
ATCTATAATTTGATGCGTCACATTTTGTTTTACCTCTTTTAACTCTTTAAAAGTGATTTCATCTTCTGCTGCAGTAAAAAAGCCATCAGAATTCACACTTATGATATGGATATTGGATGTAATTGTAGCTGCTACCACTTTAAAACTATCTCTTCCTTCTGTTATATCAATATTTGCTAATATGTAATTCAATTCTTTATATGCAGAAAGGGTAAATCGATCATCTAGTTTATTTCCATGATGGAATAACCAACTCTCTACGTTGTACATATTTTTTTCATCATTATAACTTCTATCAAATTTTTGTCTAAATGACTCTGGAGATCTATAGATAAGCATCGCGTGTAATCTAGCATCATGGATAGGGTTATCAGAATTTAATAAAATTTGTTCCTGTACCAAGCAATTTGCTTTTAACCAATCGGTAGATTTCCAATCGGTAGCTACAGGAATTAAATGGTCAATTAAACTTGGACTTAAAGCTGCAAGTTCCCAGGCAATTCCTCCACCAACAGATCCTCCAATAACAGCATGGAGATTATTGATATCCAATTGTTTCAATCCCTTTGCAAAAATCATAGCGACATCTCTGGCATTAAAAAGTTTATAATCGGAAATTAAATTCCCTTCTTTACCGTCATAGCCATTACCCGGAATATTAAATGACAATACCGTATACCTATCTGTATCTATACATTTTCCAGTTCCTATCAAACCACTCCACCATCCTTGATTTCCACAAACCGTAGAGTTACCTGTCAATGCGTGATTAACCAAAACTATTGGAGCCTTATGTAAAGGTTTTCCAAATACCTCATAAAACAAAGGCATTTGATCAATCTTTTTGCCTTTAGAGGTAATGAAATCAGATATTTGAACTTGTAGGAGCATATTTTACGTTAACTTCATAAGAGCTACCAATCTTTTTACCGACTTACAGTCAAAAGGTTAGAAACTCAATTCTAATGAATTATATCTATTTTACTTTTTCGGCTACTTTAGCAAACGCACTTTTTAGGTCTGTCTTTAAATCTTCTATATCTTCTAACCCAACTGAGAGTCTTATCAAATCCTGAGTTACTCCTGTTGATTCTTGTTGTTCAGGATTTAACTGCTGATGTGTCGTACTAGCTGGATGAATAATCAAGGATTTAGAATCTCCAATATTTGCTAATAATGAAAATATATTAGTTTCATTAGCTACCGTTTTAGCAGAATCAAAACCTCCTTTTATTCCAAAAGTTATAATACCACTTTGACCTTTAGGAAGGTATTCTTTTGCTAGTTTATGATAAGGGTCACTTTCTAATCCTGGATATTTTACCCACGTAACTTCATCCTGTTCCTGTAACCATTTCGCTAATGAAAGAGCATTTTCGCTATGTTTTTTAATTCTAATTTCTAAGGTTTCTAACCCTTGTATAATCTGAAATGCATTAAAAGGGCTTAAGGCAGCGCCGTGATCTCGTAATCCTTCTATTCGTGCCTTTGCAATAAATGCCGCAGCACCTAAAGCATCGTGATATACTAACCCATGATAACCAGGTGATGGTTCTGTAAACTCAGGAAATTTACCGCTTGACCAATCAAAAGTACCTGCATCAATGATCACACCTCCAAGAGAAGTTCCATTTCCACCAATATATTTAGTTAAAGAGTGAATTACAATATTAGCTCCGTGTTCTATTGGGTTCAATAAAGCAGGCGTCGCCACTGTATTATCAACTATAAGAGGAACTTTATACGCTTTAGCTTGAGTAGAAATAGCTTTAAGATCTAATACATCAAGCTTTGGATTACCAAGTGACTCCACAAAAAACACTCTGGTATTTTCCTGTACAGCGCTTTTAAAATTATCGGCATCCGATGGATCTACAAAAGTTGTTGTGATTCCGAATCTTGGGAGAGTAACATTTAAAAGGTTATATGTTCCACCATACAAACTACTAGAAGCAACAACATGATCACCCGCTTTTAGTAATGTTAATAATGCAGTATTAATTGCTGCCGTACCGGATGCTGTTACTACTGCTGCAATTCCACCTTCCAAAGCTGCCAAACGTTGTTCTAAAATATCATTAGTAGGATTATTCAATCTTGTATAAATAAATCCTGGTTCTGATAAATTAAACAAATTAGCAGCATGATCGGCATCATTAAAAACATAGGATGTTGTCTGATAAATAGGAACTGCTCTTGTTCCTCCATTAGTTTTCACGTTATGACCAGCGTGTAAAGCTTCTGTTGCAAATTTTTGTGCACTCATAATTTTCTATTTTAAATTTTAATAATTAAATAAAATTCAAATACATCAAACACCGTCTAGTGTATGGTTATAGAAAATTAAAAAGAAAGGAAACGACAATTACAAGTCTTGTAATTGGATCGAGTTATCTTCTTCGTCAATGACGAATAGAATTTAGCACCTTCTTTAAAATCCTGATATGCATCAGAACATATAAAGGGTTGCTAAGGTTTCATAGGGTCTATTCCCTCCACCTTTCTTAATAACTTACTAATATGTATAAGAAACTTCGAAGCAAAGCTAGTAATTATTTTTAAACTTGAAACAATTTGTTTTAAAAATTATATGTATCGAAAAAAACGCTCTAAAAAAGAAATTTTCATTGGAAGAAAATTAATGATACGTTAAATACTTTCCAATATTATCATTTTTTTTACCTTTGCCGAATTATTAAAAGGGATAGATTTGACTGATTGCAACCCTAAAGAGCTGAAAATAGCAGCATTCGTAAGTGAATACTAGACTGTTTCAGTAATTAAATGCTAAAGCAGTTCGATACAATATTATTCTAATCGAAAGCTTCTTTATTGCAATCCCGTCATAATTTATTATAGTTTATTCTATAAAAACAAAAAAGAATGGCATATTTATTTACTTCGGAAAGTGTATCTGAAGGACATCCGGATAAAGTAGCAGATCAAATTAGTGATGCTTTATTAGATAACTTTTTAGCTTTTGATAAAGATTCAAAAGTAGCTTGTGAAACTTTGGTGACTACTGGGCAAGTTGTACTTGCTGGAGAGGTTAAATCCAAAACATACCTTGATGTGCAGCAAATTGCAAGAGAAGTAATTAATGAAATCGGTTATACCAAAGGAGCTTACCAATTTAGTGGAGACTCTTGTGGAGTAATTTCTCTTATACACGAACAATCTCAAGATATCAATCAAGGTGTAGATAGAGAGACTAAGGAAGAGCAAGGCGCTGGTGATCAAGGAATGATGTTTGGCTACGCTACCAAAGAGACTGAAAACTATATGCCTTTGGCATTAGATATTTCTCATAAGATTCTTCTTGAACTGGCTAAGCTAAGAAGAGAAGGAGCTGAAATTCCATATTTACGTCCTGATTCTAAAAGTCAGGTTACTATAGAATATAGTGATGACAATGTACCTCAACGTATTGTGGCTATTGTTGTTTCTACGCAGCATGACGATTTTGACATTGATGACGATGTGATGTTAGCAAAGATCAAAAATGATATCGTTTCTATACTTATGCCTAGAGTGATTTCTCAATTGCCTAAATATGTACGGGATTTATTTAATGATCAAATAACATATCATATTAACCCTACAGGTAAATTTGTAATTGGTGGGCCGCACGGAGACACCGGACTTACCGGACGTAAAATCATTGTGGACACCTACGGTGGTAAAGGAGCTCATGGTGGTGGAGCATTCTCAGGAAAAGACCCTAGTAAAGTAGACCGTTCTGCGGCATATGCATCTAGACATATAGCAAAAAACTTAGTTGCTGCAGGTGTTGCAAGTGAAGCATTAGTGCAAGTATCATATGCCATTGGAGTAGTAGAACCAACTTCAATTTTTGTTGATACTTATGGTACCAGTAACTTAGAGATTACTGATGGAGAAATTGCAGAAAAAGTAGCAGAAATCTTTGATATGCGACCTGCTGCAATTGAAGAGCGTCTTAAGTTACGTAATCCTATTTATAAAGAAACTGCAGCTTATGGACATATGGGAAAAGAATCAAAAATAGTAACAAAAGTTTTTGAAAGTCCATACTCCGGTAGAGTAGAAAAAGAAGTAGAATTATTTACCTGGGAAAAATTGGACTATGTAGATCAGGTAAAAAAGGCTTTTAAAATATAATTTTATCATTAATTTGATGTAAATTTGTAACCTCCAATACTTTATAGTATTTATTTAACGATAAAATCAGTTTTATCGTTAAATCAGATACTATATGAAGACCTACGAATACTAAATTGTTAAAGTAACTATTATTCTAAACGAATATCTTTAGCACAAATGATTAAATTATCAAAAAAAGTATTGAAATGAGATTAAAAATTGGAATCGCTTTCATATTGTTTTGTATCTGTAGCTTGTCTTTTGGACAAGATTACAAAAACAATATTAAATCCCTCAAAGAAGTTGATATCAAGATAGAGGAAGGGCAATACAGTGCAGATGATTCTGTATCTGCAGATAGATTAATAATTGAAAGTTCTGAAAATGCTGCTCTGAATCAAGACTATACCTCTTGTATTGATGAAGAATGGGCAGATATTAAAAAACAAATCTTAAATAATAAAAAAAGGGTTGCAGAAAATAACGAAGTTTTTGTTTCCAAAACCGTAGACACTGTTTTTGTTACTGCTCCTAGTTTCAGTAAAAAATCACAATTATCTGGTTGGTAAAATAAACACTGATCATTTTAATAAATACTATAAAGACTGTCCTTCCGACAGTCTTTTTTTTGTGGTCAATACATCATATTTCCTAGTTGAGGGGATAATTCTTAAATAAAAAGGGTTGTTTTCCCTCTAGCAATATCATTATAAACATATTAATTTAGCACTTGAAGATCAAACAGTTATAAAAAAAGAAAAAGAAAGAACTATGAAATTAAAAATGGTAATGATGATAGCTTTGATATGGATTGGTCAAAGCGTATTCGGACAAGTTAGTCAAACTAAAAACAGTAATTCTGAAAACCTAAAGGAGAAAAGTACTAAAGATACTCTTATTGAACCTGTTTCCGACAAAGGCATATCTTATAACAATAATAATGAGAAATTTTATAGTGAAAGGGAATGGAAAAAGGTTAAAAGGCAAATTCGAAGAAATAAAAAAAGAATTACAAGTAATAAGAATGGGATTCATAGCTCAAAGATTATTGACACTATTTACTTAGAGATAACAATTCCTAAAACCAATTCACAAATAACTGAGTGGTAAAAGTAATAGAGAGGTTTGTCTATTTTTTTTATATTCTAATGATATCTAAGATTTTGAAAGAAATCAAAAAAATTAACAGTTACATACTAATCGGCGTAATTTTTGATATCAATTAAAAATATAAAATACTTCATTATGAGAACTGACAGTTACACTAAAGCTATCCTAACCATTATTGCCGTTTGTTTAAGTATTATTGTTTTAAAAGATATAAACATTATACCAAAAGCATATGCAAACGGTACTGGGACATCGTCCAATTACGGAATAGTGCCTATTAATGATGATGGGACAATAATGGTTAAACTAGATACCTCTGACCAAATTGATGTAAATATAAAAGGCATCAATACCTACGATAAACTCAAGGTAGATATCAATAAAGTAAGTACAAGTGATGAACTGAATATAAACATTGACGAAATAGGCGGTAACTATGTATCAAGCGGAGGCCCGATCAAAGTTAAAATACACAATTAATTTTCTAAGCCATTCTTTCTATTGTTGCATTTTAAGATAATAGTCCACAGAATGTTTTCCAGAACCGTAAAATATAAAGAATACGCACAGCAAAAATACGACGCTGGCAACAATCAGATTAGCTATGTGCATCTCTCCTACAAAATTGATAACGATCGCTCCGATCAAAAGAGGTAATTGTACAGCTACAGACCATCGAGTCAATAAACCGAAAGCAACTAGAATTCCTCCAATTAAATGAGCTGGAGCGACATAGTGAATTACGATCATTCCTCCTGCGAGGTTTTGAACCGGTTTTAGTAAATCCACTAATATTTGACTATTACTAATGAAATTTATTCCTTTTAAAAATAAAAATACACCTAAGGCAATTCTAAGAAGGTCTAATGGATAATACGTATGAGCATTAGCCCATTTATTTAATGATTTTATAGTTAGCATAATGTAAAAAAATATTGATTACACAACCATAAGATACTGATTTTTAATGTAATAAAAAAATATAACGTATTCAGCTAATTATAATCCTGAAGCAACAGAAGTAATCTTGTCTAAAGCTACACTTATCTTAATCAATATCTCTTGTGCATCCTTTATTTCGTGACGTTGTTGTAAAAATTGTGGATCATTATATGAAATCCTAACTATATCCTGATCATCTTGCCAAACTAATATTTTCTGAGGAAGATCTAATCCCGTAGTTTGAGCACTTTGCATTAAAGGAGTTCCTAAATTAGGATTACCGAACATAACAATCTTTGTTGGGTTTAGCGTTAACCCAACAGAAGCGGCATTTGCTTGATGATCTAATTGGGCTATTATTTTCAAATTAGGATTATTCTCGAGCACCTTAATAAGGGTGCTATATGTTTCGTCAAAACTCTTAGTACTTTCTTTAGTGATGACTCCTTTTTGCGTTGTTATTTCCATAGATTCTAATGCATTTTGTTCTGCTTTAGACGTATCATTAACAACTTGATTACAGGAAATCAAACATAAAGTAAATAGAAAACTAAAAATGAATCTTTTCATTTGAAATAAATTTTAATACAAAACCTGATTATCGTTTTTTTCATAGTTACAATCATTCCTATTGACATACCAGATCACTTTTACGTTATCACTATAATCATCGCTTTTATTTACATCAGAATGATCTAGATATACTTGAGTCATTTCTCCTGTTGTTCCCAAAACCGATTGCCAATAATGAGTTTTAACAAGATTAATATGATGCCGCTCTCTAGAAGGAGCTTGCCCCATAATTCTAGATAATTGAGCATATACATGTCCCTTATTAATTGTTAAAAATTGCGCATCAGCTGTATGTTCAACAGCAAAAACACCTGTTAAGCCATCTTTCTTGTATTCACTATATTGCCCCCATCCAACTCGTATTTCACATCCCTGACGAACAGCTTTTTTAAGATTATCAATATCACCAGACAGTGCATTTCCTTCATTATCATTACTATAAATAACCTGCCATCCTTTGTTCTTATCTTCTACATTTTCTTTTTGTGTTGTAATATTACAAGAACTTAATAAAACCAATAAAAATAGTACTATAATATCCTTAAACATCCAATAACTTTTGGTTTAAAGATAACTTAAAACCAAAACAAATTCTAATTTCATATAAGATTAACATGTTACCAAACCCTATTAAAATATATTAAATAGATGTTTCCAAAAGATTAAAATCTTTTGGAAACATTACTGTCATAAATTATATTTCACACTTAATATCCAATACCTAGGCTGCACTACATAACTAGAAGTACTGTTAAATAATTCATTAAAGCTATCCCTATTTATGCTTTCGGTATTTAATAGATTAGTAACAGAAAATTTATACTCCCATTTACTATCAGGTTTTTGATAAAATACTTCTGCATCCCAAAAACTATACTCATTCAATGTGGTATTCGTATCACTATAATTGTAGTAGCTATAAGAAGATTTTAACAAAAAACCTTTGGCAAATGCCCAATCTAGTCTTGCAAAAGGGCGGCTAGTATAAAAAGTACTTTCCGCACCATTATTATCGTAATCATTAACTGTAATACTATATCCTAAATCGAAATTTGGACCTTTTTTAAAATTCGTAGACCATTCTGTTTGGTACATTTGTGTAAGACTTATACTCTCACTTGGCAACGTATTTACTATGTTATTAAAACTAGACCAACTTACATTAGCACTTAGATTTCCTTTAATCTTACCAAAAGTTCTTGTGAAATTACCACTACCTGATAAAATCTGATCCGCAAGATTAGAATTAATTGGAGTATTTACTCTATTTATACCAGATATAACACTAGTATTCTTAATAGGATTCCGTCTATTTGTATAATTCAATCTAGCAAAAATATTAGTATAATTAAACATATTAAAACTAAAATAGTTTAATGAATAATTATCATATAAAGCATTCTCAAGACTTCTATTTCCTTGGGATAGTGAGTTATAATTATTAAATACATATCCTTCTGCTAAATTATTCACATCTGTATAATTAGCGGTGATTGAATAATTAAAACGTAAACTCTCACTCTTTTTAAACTGAACCAAAGCAAAAAAATCGGGTAATACCTGCCACTCATTTTGCTTAGCAGTGGTTCCTAACTGTTCATCCTTAAGACTATAATTATGAACACTAACTCCAGGATTAAATGTAAAAATCCCTGTGATGAACTTATAGTGTAATCCTGCATAAACATCATTAAATTTATAAGTCACATCATTAGTAAATTCATCAGCTTCAAAATCATTTTGATTTCCATTATCTAAAATTTGAAAGATATCGGAATCAAATTTCTGAGTACTTAACGTAGATCCAACTGTGAAGTTTAGATTACTTTTTTTATTTAAAATATAGTAATAATCAAGTGTAGCATCGAACTTACTAGTTTTTACATTTTTTTGTTGGTTGATGTTATATCTATCTGACTCCTCTAGCGGATTATATGTATCCAAACTGGAATCATCTGGATTCGTAATTTGAGTAAAAACTCCTCTAAATGGAATTTCGGACCTAATAGCATTATAAAACGGATCTTCTTCCTGAAATAGATGTTGGGCTTCAAAAGCAAAAATGTTTTTTGAATTTAGAGTATAATAGTTATTTAAGTTCTGTTTCACAGAAAAGGGATTATTCTCTAGTCTTTCATTGATATCCTCAGAGATATCATCTCTTTCAGAAATGAAAACATCATCTTCTTCTTGTTTGGAGAGTTTTCCAAAAATGTCATAATCCAACCTAAAATCATTGTTTGGTCTATAACTTGCACTTAGTTTTAACAATCCTAATTTACTTCGCTGTTCTGTATTATCAAAAGTCTCTTCTATCGTATTATCAATGGAATCTGACGTATCATCAATATAGGTTCTTCTGGTAGTAGTGATCAAATCTGTTTTGGTATCACTAACAATTCCATATCCACTAATATCTAATTTTTTATTAGCAGATAAACTAAAATTAGCTGCGCCAAACTTTGTATTAATTTCATTGGCACGATTGTTCTGTAACACTGCAAAAGCAAGATCATCTGTCGTGACATTAAAAGATGTTCCTCCTCTTCCTATATTTCTAAAACCACCAGTAAAATTGAAATAATCTCTTCTTGTAAAAGGCACTTCTCCTATATCATTAAAATCTGTTAAAATATTGAGACTGTATTTAGGGCTGTAATAAAATAATTTGGGTTTTACTAAATACCGTTCAGTCTCACCAACTCCTGCACCAGCTGTGATCTCTCCAAACCAAAAGTTCTTTTTCCCTTCTTTTAATTTAATGTTAATAGCTACTTGATCTTGAGTATTTCGTAAACCACGCATCTGCCCAACATCTTCGTAATTCCTTAGCACTTCTACTTTATCTAATGCATCTGCCGGAATATTTTTAGTAGCCAATTTAGAATCTCCGTCAAAAAAGTCTTTGCCTTCTACCATTACCTTAGATACCGTTTTTCCTTCTACCTCTATTTCTCCATCATCGTTTACTTCTATTCCAGGCAATTTTTCTAAAACATCACCTAACTTTTTTTCATTACCATTAGTAAATGAATCAGTGTTATAGACTAGTGTATCTCCTTTAACTACTACTGGCATCTCATATACTATTTCTACTTCATCAAGGCTATCTGCCTCAGAAGTCATTTCGAAATTAGTTGTAACATCCTGAGTAGTTACCGCAATAGTTTTATCATTAGCAGAGAGTCCAATAAAACTAACCCTGAGTTTATATGTCTCATTTACGGGTACTGATAATTTATATTTCCCAAAGTCATTAGTAATACCATAGGCTGTCATAGCATTATCTGCTTTTTTATAAGCGATAACATTGGCCATTTCTAATGGATTTCCTAATGAATCTTTTACAAATCCAGTAATCTGAACTTTCTGTGCGGACATAGTGATCCCTACCAACAATATGGTATATAGTATTTTTTGCTTCATTTTGTTGATTAATTTTTTAAAAAAGAAGTCTAATTTCGACGCCCTCCACCTAAGCCGCCTCTTCCTCTTCGTTGTGTACTGAATTGCTCTATCATTTCTTCTACTTTCTTCTTTGTGATTTCGTCAAATTCAGTTTGCGTGACATCTTTTCCTTTTGTAGGCGGTTTGATTTCTTCTTTTTCTTCAGCATTCAAAACTATTTTATTACATAATAATGTTGTTCTTCCTTCCTGAACTTCTAAAATCAAACCTGGTAACCCCCAATAGGCTCCAGGACCTTGATTCACGGGAATCTCTGGTGTGTACCAAGCTGTAACTTCTATTTCTTTTAATATTTCTAACTCATCTGAAGTGTTTTTGATACTTACTTGATCAGCATTGCTTTTTTCTCTTCGGTCTCTTTGCTCCCTAGCCTTTCTTCTCATAGCTCTAAAGTCCAAAACTTCATTAACTTTTTTAGTAGCTGTAGCCTTGAAACAAGTATAATTTCCAATTTTTTTAGTTTCATTAACCAAAGTCCAACTATAAGAGGGTAACGAATCTTTAATCAAAAAGTTTTTTCCATAAAATTCTCGTTGATCATAATACTGGGACGTTTTAATATTTTTATAATAGTTATTAGATGTTATTCCAGAAATCATCGCTCCCCACCTACCTCCAACTTCAGTCGTCTCTAGTTTTGCTTCCTCTTTATAGGTTGCAGCGCTTTTATTAAAAGTGAGTATAAATGTTCTTTCCAAAGCAGATTTCATCCGATCGGCTATGGCTTTCTTCTGATCTTCAGACATTTGTCGTCTAACAAAATCCATATCCATTCCTGTCTTACTAAAATAATAAGCTTTCCCCTGAAAATCCTGTGCGATTGTTAATGAGGTTACGAGAATAATAACTAAAGTACATGCAGTCTTCATATAAGGCAGTTTTAAAATATTTAGACTCTAGTATTAGCTTACGGTTTAATAGAAATAAGTTAATTATATCCTAAAAAAGTAGCTTTTGATTGCCTACTGTTTATGTCAATACAAAACCGGCTTATACAAGTTTTCTGTAACATTTTTTGATTGATTATGATGATTATCCTCCTATTCGTATCTGCATACTATTTCCATCATCCCGGTTTGGTCTTCTATCCTGTATTTCTTGCATTTTTTTACGCATAATTTCTTCGAATTTATTTTCATTTACAACTTTGCCTTTATTGGATTCTAAAATCTCTACTTTTCTCTTCGGGCTCAACACTATTTTATCGCATAACATACTCTGTTGACCATCATTAATAGCCATAATTAATCCTGGTAATCCCCAAAAATTAGCAGGACCATTATTAACAGGAATCTCTGGCGTGTACCAAGCTGTAACCGTTATTTCTTCTTCTGTTTCTACATTTTCCTCAGCAACATTATTAGTTGACATACTTGTTATTCGTTGAATTGTTCTTTTGGCTGTAGCTTTATAACAGGTATAGTTTCCTATCTTCTTCGTTTCATTCTCTAGCTTCCAATTATAATGAGTTAGTGTATCTTTTACCAGAAACATTTTTCCCAGCATTTCTCGTTGCGCTACAAATCGCTCTTCTTTATTATTTTTATAAAGAATATCAGAAGCCCCAGATCCAGCTACCATTACCCTAATTCCTGTAGAGGGTTGCGGAGTTTCTAAACTTTCTTCTTCTTTATAAACAGATTCTGTTTTATTAAAATGTAAGGTGAATTCTTTTTGAAACTGTTTTTTCATCATCTCATGTATCTGCTTCTGCATTTCAGAATTTAACTGAGTGCTATCTAACTTAATATCCAACTTCCTATTAGTTTGATAGGTTGCAACTCCCTGAAAATCTTGTGCAGAGATATTTCCTAATGTGGATAGAGCTATCAGTACGATTAATCTTATCATAATTATATCTTTTAGTTATTATTGAGATTTGTTTATTTTAATTGTTCTTTTACAAAGATGAAGAGTCCATACAAATCAAACAGTTAACCAGTGTTAACGAGTGTTAAGCGATAGTTTTTATATCGTTTAAGAATCCTATTTTTGAAGTATGCAAAAGAATAGCTATAAAAATGTATTATACTTCATTACACTTGTAATTCTAGTTACACTGAACATTCAGGTTTATTGGAACTTTAAAAATTATGAAGCAAGTAAACAACAGTTAATTAATGATGTACAAATAAGTTTAGACAATGCAGTAGATCAATACTACACTGAATTAGCAGAAAGAAACGCTATTAGATTTTCATCGGACTCTTCAAACATTAAAGATTTTTTTAAAAAAAGTAGTTTTTCAAGATTTCTAAAGAAAATAGATTCTGGGGATGTTAATTTTAAGAGTTATACGTTTTCTGATGATTCAGTTCATAGTGATATTAGAATATTCAGAAGTTTTTCCGCGGATAGTATAAATTTCAGAGATGTGCATATGCATCATAACTT
Coding sequences:
- a CDS encoding alpha/beta fold hydrolase, which translates into the protein MLLQVQISDFITSKGKKIDQMPLFYEVFGKPLHKAPIVLVNHALTGNSTVCGNQGWWSGLIGTGKCIDTDRYTVLSFNIPGNGYDGKEGNLISDYKLFNARDVAMIFAKGLKQLDINNLHAVIGGSVGGGIAWELAALSPSLIDHLIPVATDWKSTDWLKANCLVQEQILLNSDNPIHDARLHAMLIYRSPESFRQKFDRSYNDEKNMYNVESWLFHHGNKLDDRFTLSAYKELNYILANIDITEGRDSFKVVAATITSNIHIISVNSDGFFTAAEDEITFKELKEVKQNVTHQIIDSVHGHDAFLIEFDQLSKLLVDVF
- a CDS encoding O-acetylhomoserine aminocarboxypropyltransferase/cysteine synthase family protein, with protein sequence MSAQKFATEALHAGHNVKTNGGTRAVPIYQTTSYVFNDADHAANLFNLSEPGFIYTRLNNPTNDILEQRLAALEGGIAAVVTASGTAAINTALLTLLKAGDHVVASSSLYGGTYNLLNVTLPRFGITTTFVDPSDADNFKSAVQENTRVFFVESLGNPKLDVLDLKAISTQAKAYKVPLIVDNTVATPALLNPIEHGANIVIHSLTKYIGGNGTSLGGVIIDAGTFDWSSGKFPEFTEPSPGYHGLVYHDALGAAAFIAKARIEGLRDHGAALSPFNAFQIIQGLETLEIRIKKHSENALSLAKWLQEQDEVTWVKYPGLESDPYHKLAKEYLPKGQSGIITFGIKGGFDSAKTVANETNIFSLLANIGDSKSLIIHPASTTHQQLNPEQQESTGVTQDLIRLSVGLEDIEDLKTDLKSAFAKVAEKVK
- the metK gene encoding methionine adenosyltransferase, with amino-acid sequence MAYLFTSESVSEGHPDKVADQISDALLDNFLAFDKDSKVACETLVTTGQVVLAGEVKSKTYLDVQQIAREVINEIGYTKGAYQFSGDSCGVISLIHEQSQDINQGVDRETKEEQGAGDQGMMFGYATKETENYMPLALDISHKILLELAKLRREGAEIPYLRPDSKSQVTIEYSDDNVPQRIVAIVVSTQHDDFDIDDDVMLAKIKNDIVSILMPRVISQLPKYVRDLFNDQITYHINPTGKFVIGGPHGDTGLTGRKIIVDTYGGKGAHGGGAFSGKDPSKVDRSAAYASRHIAKNLVAAGVASEALVQVSYAIGVVEPTSIFVDTYGTSNLEITDGEIAEKVAEIFDMRPAAIEERLKLRNPIYKETAAYGHMGKESKIVTKVFESPYSGRVEKEVELFTWEKLDYVDQVKKAFKI
- a CDS encoding DoxX family protein gives rise to the protein MLTIKSLNKWANAHTYYPLDLLRIALGVFLFLKGINFISNSQILVDLLKPVQNLAGGMIVIHYVAPAHLIGGILVAFGLLTRWSVAVQLPLLIGAIVINFVGEMHIANLIVASVVFLLCVFFIFYGSGKHSVDYYLKMQQ
- a CDS encoding DUF302 domain-containing protein — translated: MKRFIFSFLFTLCLISCNQVVNDTSKAEQNALESMEITTQKGVITKESTKSFDETYSTLIKVLENNPNLKIIAQLDHQANAASVGLTLNPTKIVMFGNPNLGTPLMQSAQTTGLDLPQKILVWQDDQDIVRISYNDPQFLQQRHEIKDAQEILIKISVALDKITSVASGL
- a CDS encoding TonB-dependent receptor, which translates into the protein MKQKILYTILLVGITMSAQKVQITGFVKDSLGNPLEMANVIAYKKADNAMTAYGITNDFGKYKLSVPVNETYKLRVSFIGLSANDKTIAVTTQDVTTNFEMTSEADSLDEVEIVYEMPVVVKGDTLVYNTDSFTNGNEKKLGDVLEKLPGIEVNDDGEIEVEGKTVSKVMVEGKDFFDGDSKLATKNIPADALDKVEVLRNYEDVGQMRGLRNTQDQVAINIKLKEGKKNFWFGEITAGAGVGETERYLVKPKLFYYSPKYSLNILTDFNDIGEVPFTRRDYFNFTGGFRNIGRGGTSFNVTTDDLAFAVLQNNRANEINTKFGAANFSLSANKKLDISGYGIVSDTKTDLITTTRRTYIDDTSDSIDNTIEETFDNTEQRSKLGLLKLSASYRPNNDFRLDYDIFGKLSKQEEDDVFISERDDISEDINERLENNPFSVKQNLNNYYTLNSKNIFAFEAQHLFQEEDPFYNAIRSEIPFRGVFTQITNPDDSSLDTYNPLEESDRYNINQQKNVKTSKFDATLDYYYILNKKSNLNFTVGSTLSTQKFDSDIFQILDNGNQNDFEADEFTNDVTYKFNDVYAGLHYKFITGIFTFNPGVSVHNYSLKDEQLGTTAKQNEWQVLPDFFALVQFKKSESLRFNYSITANYTDVNNLAEGYVFNNYNSLSQGNRSLENALYDNYSLNYFSFNMFNYTNIFARLNYTNRRNPIKNTSVISGINRVNTPINSNLADQILSGSGNFTRTFGKIKGNLSANVSWSSFNNIVNTLPSESISLTQMYQTEWSTNFKKGPNFDLGYSITVNDYDNNGAESTFYTSRPFARLDWAFAKGFLLKSSYSYYNYSDTNTTLNEYSFWDAEVFYQKPDSKWEYKFSVTNLLNTESINRDSFNELFNSTSSYVVQPRYWILSVKYNL
- a CDS encoding GLPGLI family protein translates to MKTACTLVIILVTSLTIAQDFQGKAYYFSKTGMDMDFVRRQMSEDQKKAIADRMKSALERTFILTFNKSAATYKEEAKLETTEVGGRWGAMISGITSNNYYKNIKTSQYYDQREFYGKNFLIKDSLPSYSWTLVNETKKIGNYTCFKATATKKVNEVLDFRAMRRKAREQRDRREKSNADQVSIKNTSDELEILKEIEVTAWYTPEIPVNQGPGAYWGLPGLILEVQEGRTTLLCNKIVLNAEEKEEIKPPTKGKDVTQTEFDEITKKKVEEMIEQFSTQRRGRGGLGGGRRN
- a CDS encoding GLPGLI family protein, producing the protein MIRLIVLIALSTLGNISAQDFQGVATYQTNRKLDIKLDSTQLNSEMQKQIHEMMKKQFQKEFTLHFNKTESVYKEEESLETPQPSTGIRVMVAGSGASDILYKNNKEERFVAQREMLGKMFLVKDTLTHYNWKLENETKKIGNYTCYKATAKRTIQRITSMSTNNVAEENVETEEEITVTAWYTPEIPVNNGPANFWGLPGLIMAINDGQQSMLCDKIVLSPKRKVEILESNKGKVVNENKFEEIMRKKMQEIQDRRPNRDDGNSMQIRIGG